Part of the Zygotorulaspora mrakii chromosome 2, complete sequence genome, CAACTTTCGAGGAAGACTCTTcgaatgatgatgacgatagtgatgaatttgaagatgtcaCAGAACCATCTGAGGTGCAAGAAAAGGTAAGTGGTGACATATCCATTATTATGGATGTCTCGGGTACCACACGTAAGCAAGTTACAGAAAGAAAACCAAGAAATGTGTGTTCCAACGAAGAAAGAAAGTACCGCAAATATATGCATATGGCAGTTCTGCTATGTCTTATGATTCACGGAGCCTTGAGGAATTCGTGGATCGGAAATGCGAAGCTATTGCGTAGGCTCAGCAAATTAGTTCCCGATAAGGTTTTCAGATTGCTTCATccagaaaaagatgaggaGCTGCCCTTAAGAAGCACTAGAAAGCTATTAGATGGACTAAAAATGTGCATGGAAATATGGCAAAAACATTGGAAGATAATGAGGAGATATGAGGGATATGAGTGCTATATGAAGCACTGGGATGAAATCAAAGGAAAGATAGATATGAAGCGGAGCTTGACAGAGCAACAGTTTGTTCGACAAGTTCTCAAAGGTCAAGGTAATCGTGACATAGCTAGTCAAGGCTTCATTGCGTTACTTCGCTCTTGTAGTCTGAATGCAAGACTAGTTATGTCATGTCAACCACCTGACTTTACTGATTTAAAGGAACATTTATCAGTGagtaagaaaaaaaggatcTCGGAGAGTACATTCAAATATCCCATCTTTTGGTGTGAAGTTTGGGATAAGTTCAGTAAAAAATGGATCACTATTGATCCaataaacttgaaaacTATCGAACAGATTAGATTTAATTCAAAATTAGAACCTCACGGTGTTGCTGGCAGCGACAGAAACTGTATGCGCTACGTAATTGCATATGACAGAAAAGATGGATGCAAGGACATAACAAGAAGATATCAACATTGGTTCAACTCAAAGTGCCGGCGAAGAAGAATTACTAAAGAACCGGAAGGTGCCTTTTGGTAtgaaaagatattgaaaaagttgcatagaagaaagaaaaccaaaattgatgattacGAGGATGAATATATGAGAGATAGGGATGAGAATGAGAGTATGCCAGATAACattcaagatttgaaaaatcatccAAAATTTGTACTTGAGAAAGATTTAAAAGCGAATCAATGCATCAAAGCTGGATGCAAAGAATGTGGTTACTTGAACGTCAATCataagaaaaagattttgaaagtataCAATAGAAGAGATGTActggatttgaaaagtgcTAGACAGTGGTATAATGATGGGAGAATCTTGAAGATCGGAAGCAAGTATCGCAAAATTATCCAGAAGCAAAATTGGAGGAAACCTGGTAGCTCGGAAGAGACTAGAGAAGAGCGTTTATATAGTATCGAGGATACAGAAGTCTATATTGCTCCTCTTGCCAGTGCCCCTGACGGCAAGATAGTAAAAAATACCTTTGGAAATATCGAAGTGCTTACTCCAACAATGATCCCCATGAATTGTTGTTTAGTGGAAAGCCCTGTCGCAATAAAAGCagccaattttttgcaaatagAGTACGCAAGAGCAGTCACTggcttcaaatttgaaaaaggaaattcAGCAAAACCTATAATAGGTGGCGTCGTAGTAGCACAATGGTTTAAAGAGGCAATATTAGCAGCAATAGATGGAATAGAATACTGTgcagaaagagaagagtTCGAGAAACATGATCTAGAGAGTTTGAATCGCTGGTATGTTTTATTAATGAAACTACGAATCAAGAATAACTTAAATGAATCCTACGGAAAAGTCAATGAAACCACTCTAGTCGATGCAATGCAGGAAAAAACTAGCgaagacgatgacgatACGCCAGATGACCATGTTACAGATAAAGGTGGATTTTTTCCCCATCCTACTAACAATGTTGATGCAGGCGGACAAGCTTCCAACCTTCAGCCAAAAGAAGAGCCTCTAAGTACAGATAACAAATCGGCTGAACAAATTAGCGACAGAGAGCACTACGATGATGACTACAATGAGTTTATGGAGGAACTAGACTTATGAAACTCTCCTGACAAAAAGCAAAGTTTGGATCATGAGACTCAGCACTAGttttacaaaaatatgTATAGCAGAGAATTCGATGGCGCTGCTGTCTCT contains:
- the RAD4 gene encoding Rad4p (similar to Saccharomyces cerevisiae RAD4 (YER162C); ancestral locus Anc_8.225), which produces MDDKISPEYFHLIRKVLREKEPHTERPLKKKRRTRGANASEKDDTVANCEIISADSPIKHDVISLSSSGSDFEEATPESTFEEDSSNDDDDSDEFEDVTEPSEVQEKVSGDISIIMDVSGTTRKQVTERKPRNVCSNEERKYRKYMHMAVLLCLMIHGALRNSWIGNAKLLRRLSKLVPDKVFRLLHPEKDEELPLRSTRKLLDGLKMCMEIWQKHWKIMRRYEGYECYMKHWDEIKGKIDMKRSLTEQQFVRQVLKGQGNRDIASQGFIALLRSCSLNARLVMSCQPPDFTDLKEHLSVSKKKRISESTFKYPIFWCEVWDKFSKKWITIDPINLKTIEQIRFNSKLEPHGVAGSDRNCMRYVIAYDRKDGCKDITRRYQHWFNSKCRRRRITKEPEGAFWYEKILKKLHRRKKTKIDDYEDEYMRDRDENESMPDNIQDLKNHPKFVLEKDLKANQCIKAGCKECGYLNVNHKKKILKVYNRRDVLDLKSARQWYNDGRILKIGSKYRKIIQKQNWRKPGSSEETREERLYSIEDTEVYIAPLASAPDGKIVKNTFGNIEVLTPTMIPMNCCLVESPVAIKAANFLQIEYARAVTGFKFEKGNSAKPIIGGVVVAQWFKEAILAAIDGIEYCAEREEFEKHDLESLNRWYVLLMKLRIKNNLNESYGKVNETTLVDAMQEKTSEDDDDTPDDHVTDKGGFFPHPTNNVDAGGQASNLQPKEEPLSTDNKSAEQISDREHYDDDYNEFMEELDL